CAGAGCTCCCGGCCCTGATTGTGAATGTCGTCCGGGGAGGACCAGGACTCGGCAATATCCAGCCGGCACAATCGGACTATTTCCAGGTGACAAAAGGGGGAGGCCATGGTGATTACCATACACCTGTCCTTGCTCCGTCAACGCTTCAGGAAATCATAGACCTGACAGAAGCAGCTTTTGATATCGCTGATCAATATCGTACTCCGGTTATTTTACTTGGTGACGGCATGCTCGGACAGATGATGGAACCAGTTGAGTTCAAGGAGCTGAATGAAAGGGATCCAGAACAGAAGGAATGGGCTACGACCGGTACCCGCGGAGATGGCAAACCTAGAATTATCTCCTCGCTTGAATTAAATGCCGATGCGCTTGAAAAGCGGAATGAACTTTTACAGAAAAAGTTTGCATTGATTAAGCAAAATGAAGTCAGATACGAAACGTTTGAAATCGATGATGCTGATTATATCGTAACTGCTTATGGAACAGCAGCAAGAATTGCAATGAATGCAATCAATCAAGCGCGAAAAGACGGCCTGAAAATCGGGATGATACGTCCAATTACGCTGTGGCCATTCCCTGAGCAACCTTTCATTGAAACACGTGACAGGGTAAAGGGCTATCTTTCAGTGGAGATGAGCGCAGGGCAGATGGTTGAGGATGTCAGACTCGCTGTCGAAGGCAGGGCCCCTGTTTCGTTCTTTGGGCGAACTGGCGGTGTCGTTCCTACCCAGGAAGAGATTTATGATCAAATCATCAAACTGGCCGGGGGTGTTGAGGTATGACAATGAAAACAGTATTCGAGAAAACAACTGGATTGACTGATAACCAGACGCACTATTGTCCTGGCTGTACGCACGGTATCATCCACAGGATGGTCGGCGAAGTGCTTGAGGAAATGGGGATTCTTGAAGATACAGTTGGAGTCGCTTCTGTCGGATGCTCTGTGCTGTCCTATGAATATTTCAATTGTGATATGACCCAGGCAGCGCATGGCAGGGCACCTGCTGTGGCTACTGGAATCAAGCGTGTCCTGCCTGACAGATTTGTTTTTACCTACCAGGGTGATGGAGACCTTGCCTCGATTGGGATTGCCGAGGCTGTCCATGCCGCTGCAAGAGGTGAAAACATTACGGTTATCTTTGTGAATAATGCGATTTATGGAATGACCGGAGGACAAATGGCGCCGACTACATTGGTTGGCCAGAAAACAGCTACAACGCCTTTTGGAAGGAATGCCAGCATTCAGGGGCTGCCAATCCGTGTGAGTGAGATGCTTTCAACTCTTGATGGCACAGCTTACATTGAACGAGTTTCGACCCATGATGTTCCAAATATCATCAAGACAAAGAAGGCAATCCGGAAAGCGTTTGAAACACAAAAGCAAGGCAAAGGGTTCTCCATGGTCGAGGTCCTGTCCAGTTGTCCGACGAACTGGGGTCTAGATCCAAATGAATCTCTCGATTGGATTAAAGACCACATGGTACCTGCCTATCCTCTTGGCGTGTATAAGGATGTACCAAAGGAGGCTGATAGGTGATGGAGGAAATCTTGATAGCGGGGTTTGGAGGCCAGGGGGTCATGTCGATGGGCCAGTTGATCGCCTATGCCGGGATGAATGAAGGGAAGTTTGTATCATGGCTGCCATCCTACGGACCAGAGCAACGCGGTGGTACCGCCAACTGTGCAGTCGTTGTCAGTGAAGAACAAGTAGGTTCACCACTTGTTTCAAGGCCTTCGACAGCGATTGTCCTTAATAACCCGTCATATGAAAAATTCGAACCGATGGTGAGGGCTGGTGGTCTACTAGTTGTTAATTCATCATTAATTTCAAAAGTATCGGAAAGAACCGATATAAAAATTTTAAATATCAAAGCTACCGACCAGGCAAACGAGCTCGGCAACCCGAAAGTCGCAAACATGGTCCTGCTTGGGGCATTCCTTGAGGAAACAGGAATACTGTCCGATGAGTCTATTTTGGAAGCTTTGAAAAAAGTACTTTCTCCGGAAAAACACTCTTTAATAGAAATCAATCGCCGGGCACTTGAACTCGGCCGGTCCGTGGCCAACATCGCGACAACGTAAGACAGAGTAGTAGCTGGGGGGTAAACAGAAACATTAGGTAAATCTGGCTACCAGCATTAGTACACCATAATAAATAACTTAACGAGAAGCAGTCCAAATGAAATCGGACTGCTTCTTGGTGTAATAACCGGAGATTTTCCGGTTAGACTTCAAAATAGAGCTGAGTTGGGGGTATATAAGCGGAGATTTTCCGGTTAAATAAAGAAAAATCACATAATTTACGTTTTTTGAGGGGTTAGTCGGAATCTCTCCGTCTATTTGAGCCATTTTTAGTGCTATTTCGTGAATAAGAGAAAATTATCCGCTTATTTTCAGCACAACTTGATCCCCTTTTCTGGCTCCGGGCTTTTTTGAGCATTTTTGTTAGTCCATTGCTAAAGTTCATGCAAATACCAGTTTGTAGGACTCAAATAGGAACCCCTATCCCAGAAGCTCTAAAATGAATGGAACGGCTGCCCTGAGTGTAGGGGCCTGCTTATCAGCACTTGTTTCATCGGTTCCTATAAAGACAGTTTTGCAGCCTGCTTTTTTACCGGCTTCGATATCGCGCTCGTGATCCCCAACCATGACACTTCCTGTCAATTCAATATCGTGCCTGCTGGCAAGGTCAATCAGCATTCCGGCATTTGGTTTGCGACATTCGCAGCCTGCCTTTGGTTTGTGAGGGCAATAGGCAACCTCCTTGATATGGCCGCCATGTTCCTTGATCATCTCTATCATGTGGTCGTGGATTTCTTGCAGCCGCTTTTCCTTCAGGAATCCAAGTCCGACTCCTCCCTGATTGGTGACTACAAAAATTTCATAGCCAGCCTTGCTCAAGTGTGCGACTGCTTCTGCTGCACCCTCAAGGAGATAAAGATCTTCAGGAGTGTTAACGAATTTTACACGGTCAGATAAAACTTCATTGAGAACCCCGTCCCTGTCCAAAAATATTGCTTTCCTCATTTTGTTCCTCCGTTTTTACTAACATCTTTTACTATTATTATTTTCTCGGCATTCTGATGTCGAGATACATAGCGATTGCCGGTGATCCAATAACGCCAAGGATAGTCTCTTGCTTCTCCCGAATTGTCGATGCCTATTCTCTTGCCTGAAGAAATGCTCTCAGGTACAAATCCTTGCGAGATGAACA
This window of the Mesobacillus jeotgali genome carries:
- a CDS encoding 3-methyl-2-oxobutanoate dehydrogenase subunit VorB, which codes for MGKVLMKGNEVIAEAAVHAGCKYFFGYPITPQSELVAYMARRLPEVGGLFLQAESEVAAINMVYGAAGTGVRVMTSSSSPGFSLKQEGISYLVGAELPALIVNVVRGGPGLGNIQPAQSDYFQVTKGGGHGDYHTPVLAPSTLQEIIDLTEAAFDIADQYRTPVILLGDGMLGQMMEPVEFKELNERDPEQKEWATTGTRGDGKPRIISSLELNADALEKRNELLQKKFALIKQNEVRYETFEIDDADYIVTAYGTAARIAMNAINQARKDGLKIGMIRPITLWPFPEQPFIETRDRVKGYLSVEMSAGQMVEDVRLAVEGRAPVSFFGRTGGVVPTQEEIYDQIIKLAGGVEV
- a CDS encoding thiamine pyrophosphate-dependent enzyme, encoding MTMKTVFEKTTGLTDNQTHYCPGCTHGIIHRMVGEVLEEMGILEDTVGVASVGCSVLSYEYFNCDMTQAAHGRAPAVATGIKRVLPDRFVFTYQGDGDLASIGIAEAVHAAARGENITVIFVNNAIYGMTGGQMAPTTLVGQKTATTPFGRNASIQGLPIRVSEMLSTLDGTAYIERVSTHDVPNIIKTKKAIRKAFETQKQGKGFSMVEVLSSCPTNWGLDPNESLDWIKDHMVPAYPLGVYKDVPKEADR
- a CDS encoding 2-oxoacid:acceptor oxidoreductase family protein, whose translation is MEEILIAGFGGQGVMSMGQLIAYAGMNEGKFVSWLPSYGPEQRGGTANCAVVVSEEQVGSPLVSRPSTAIVLNNPSYEKFEPMVRAGGLLVVNSSLISKVSERTDIKILNIKATDQANELGNPKVANMVLLGAFLEETGILSDESILEALKKVLSPEKHSLIEINRRALELGRSVANIATT
- a CDS encoding D-glycero-alpha-D-manno-heptose-1,7-bisphosphate 7-phosphatase, translating into MRKAIFLDRDGVLNEVLSDRVKFVNTPEDLYLLEGAAEAVAHLSKAGYEIFVVTNQGGVGLGFLKEKRLQEIHDHMIEMIKEHGGHIKEVAYCPHKPKAGCECRKPNAGMLIDLASRHDIELTGSVMVGDHERDIEAGKKAGCKTVFIGTDETSADKQAPTLRAAVPFILELLG